One stretch of Acanthochromis polyacanthus isolate Apoly-LR-REF ecotype Palm Island chromosome 16, KAUST_Apoly_ChrSc, whole genome shotgun sequence DNA includes these proteins:
- the si:dkey-1h6.8 gene encoding uncharacterized protein si:dkey-1h6.8, with product MATEDGEGVRRAEKVGLKRKLTGPPRLLLGKTRTRSTGEDRAETRAKKEKMENSDEISAKCSVAAAESRAELTETVEGEVSSEANCQASGKGDDTRTRKRCRWWSRFSSAVGCIRTRKRNPKESDGSVPPEETLKKTNIAPMNNLEENSERLPKEKKKLNMRTWPLFKRFMTSSVKKQRDGVENNDESSVTFQKKLQKFFHRHGKRRSSGVLQENMEDMMKVQETTCLEDSPTDVQRNGHDRSPEVVMVTAEMSVQLTEDRAATESPDELATESAKDDLPNSADGSKMTQTATEVLDVMADTSEVSVLVEVTCSEKDEVFCDSPEAVLHLTDQRSASTVPSESDPEVAPQEKMDQITYNCLQPSTNGPSIRIELFPPDNDGQEDVEDDVCWGGSSSSENHNHLLLVFGFEHSERQLLQTARSLVRAAMKAAVDQLIREQQSDADYVHREPQDCRDHA from the coding sequence ATGGCGACGGAGGACGGAGAAGGCGTGCGGCGAGCTGAGAAAGTTGGTTTGAAGAGGAAGCTGACGGGTCCTCCAAGGCTGCTGCTGGGaaaaaccagaaccaggagcacAGGGGAGGATCGAGCTGAGACCCGGGCTAAAAAAGAGAAGATGGAAAACAGTGACGAAATCTCAGCAAAATGTTCAGTTgctgcagcagagagcagagctgAGCTGACAGAAACGGTGGAGGGAGAGGTTTCATCTGAAGCAAACTGCCAAGCCTCAGGTAAGGGTGACgacaccagaaccaggaagagaTGCAGGTGGTGGAGCAGATTCTCCTCAGCTGTTGGTTGCATCAGGACAAGAAAGAGGAATCCCAAGGAAAGTGACGGTTCGGTTCCACCAGAGGAGACACTAAAGAAGACCAACATCGCTCCAATGAACAACttagaagaaaacagtgagagGCTTCctaaagagaagaagaagttgAACATGAGGACATGGCCGTTGTTCAAACGGTTCATgacttcttcagtgaaaaagCAGAGAGACGGGGTGGAGAACAACGATGAATCTTCAGTGACCTTCCAGAAAAAACTGCAGAAGTTCTTCCACAGACACGGAAAGAGACGATCATCAGGTGTCCTGCAGGAAAACATGGAGGACATGATGAAGGTCCAGGAGACCACATGTTTAGAGGACAGTCCTACTGATGTGCAGAGAAACGGACATGATCGGAGTCcggaggtggtgatggtcacggCTGAGATGAGCGTCCAGCTGACGGAAGATCGAGCTGCAACAGAGAGTCCAGATGAACTAGCAACAGAATCCGCCAAGGATGATTTGCCAAACTCTGCAGATGGATCAAAGATGACCCAGACTGCCACCGAGGTTCTTGATGTCATGGCAGACACAAGTGAGGTGTCTGTTTTAGTCGAGGTCACGTGTTCAGAGAAAGATGAGGTTTTCTGTGACTCTCCTGAAGCTGTCCTTCACCTCACTGATCAACGCTCAGCCTCAACTGTTCCATCTGAGAGTGATCCTGAAGTGGCTCCTCAGGAGAAGATGGATCAAATCACCTACAATTGTCTTCAGCCATCGACTAATGGACCCTCAATCAGGATCGAGCTCTTTCCACCGGATAACGACGGTCAGGAGGATGTGGAGGACGATGTGTGTTGGGGAGGCAGCTCATCCTCAGAGAACCACAATCACCTCCTCCTCGTGTTTGGCTTCGAACACAGCGAGCGACAGCTGCTACAGACGGCTCGATCGCTAGTCCGAGCTGCCATGAAGGCTGCTGTGGATCAGCtgatcagagagcagcagagtgaTGCTGACTATGTCCACCGAGAGCCGCAGGACTGCAGAGATCACGCCTAA
- the LOC110966618 gene encoding C-1-tetrahydrofolate synthase, cytoplasmic-like: MLSLATLSLRLVASGCQGSRRSVATVVSGNKTSKLVRDRLKTEVERMRGQFSGFRPSLVVLQVGDRDDSNLYISTKLKAAAEIGINAKHVRLPKTATQDEVLQSIMSVNENASVHGLIVQLPLDSVNRIDNELITNAVSPEKDVDGLSCINAGKLSRGDLNDCFIPCTPNGCMELIRQTGVSVAGKHAVVIGRSKIVGAPMHDLLLWNHATVTTCHSKTPDLPEQVGRAEILVVGAGRAEMVRGEWVKEGAVVIDCGINYIADETKASGKRVVGDVHYASAKERAGFITPVPGGVGPMTVAMLMENTVQSAQRFLLKSQSGR; the protein is encoded by the exons aTGTTGTCCTTGGCCACCCTCTCACTCCGTCTCGTGGCCTCTGGTTGCCAAGGAAGCAGGCGATCAGTAGCAACCGTCGTCTCCGGCAACAAGACATCCAA GTTGGTGAGGGATAGACTGAAGACAGAGGTGGAGAGGATGAGGGGTCAGTTCTCAGGGTTCAGGCCCAGTCTGGTTGTGTTACAG GTGGGAGACAGAGACGACTCCAACCTGTACATCAGCACCAAACTGAAGGCTGCAGCCGAG aTTGGGATCAATGCCAAACACGTGCGGCTGCCGAAAACAGCGACGCAGGATGAG GTTCTGCAGAGCATCATGTCCGTCAACGAGAACGCGTCGGTCCACGGTCTAATCGTCCAGCTCCCTCTGGACTCCGTCAACCGCATCGACAACGAGCTCATCACCAACGCCGTCAGTCCAGAGAAAGACGTGGACGG tctGAGTTGTATTAATGCAGGGAAGTTGTCTCGAGGTGATCTGAACGACTGTTTCATCCCCTGCACCCCCAACGGCTGCATGGAGCTcatcagacagacag GTGTGTCGGTGGCGGGGAAACATGCGGTCGTGATCGGTCGCAGTAAAATCGTCGGCGCTCCGATGCACGACCTGCTGCTGTGGAACCACGCCACTGTGACCACCTGCCACTCAAAGACACCAGACCTACCTGAGCAG GTGGGTCGGGCTGAAATCCTGGTGGTGGGGGCCGGCAGAGCAGAGATGGTGAGAGGAGAGTGGGTGAAGGAGGGAGCTGTGGTCATCGACTGTGGAATCAACTACATCGCAG ATGAGACGAAGGCAAGCGGGAAGCGGGTGGTTGGAGACGTCCACTACGCCTCAGCCAAAGAGAGAGCAGGATTCATCACACCTGTTCCAGGAGGGGTGGGACCCATGACAGTGGCAATGCTCATGGag AACACGGTGCAGAGCGCTCAGCGTTTCCTCCTGAAGAGTCAGTCTGGAAGGTGA